The bacterium DNA segment CATTACATGAAAGCCTTGAGAAATCAGAACTCGCCGAACCAAGTCGAGATCTCATTCGAGAGGTAGATAGACTTTCCTTACAACTTGATAACTCTCTTGCTCTGGCGCTTACTCCTGATAGCCGCCTCCATCTCGAGACACTTTCCCTCAGTGAAGTAATCCGACCTCTGCGCGATGAATTCGATCAGCTTTCTATCGAGACTCCTGAAGACATCTCGCTCTTTGGAGACATGCAAGGTGTGGTTACTATTCTTCGAAACATTTTCAAAAACTCTCTAACCCATGGGAAAGCAACAAAAGTTGAAATCTCACATGAGATAAAGGGAACCTCTCATCCTTCTGTGATTATTGCGATTCGGGATAACGGAGCAGGTCTTGCAGACCAGAGACAACACTCGCTCTTGGGACATAAATTTCAACGACTCTACAGAGGAAGTGGCTCAGGCATCGGACTCTACCTCTCCAAACAACTCGCCGAGAAAATGAATGGTTCACTCGTATTTCCCCATACCGAAGCTGGGTTTTTAGTGCAGCTTGAACTCCCACTTGTATCACTGGGAGGAGCATGAGGTCCATTCTGATTGTCGAAGACGACAAAGCACTCCTCAAGATTATGAATCAACGCCTCCGAACCGCCGGATATGAAACGCGCTCAGCTGAAACACTGTCGGAGGCTTGCAACCTCCTCTCGACGAACCAGTTTGTACTAGCACTCATTGATATTGGGCTCCCAGATGGTGATGGGTTTGAACTGGCTCGTATCATTGACTCTCAATATGCCTTCCCTTTCGTGTTCCTGACAGCCATGTCTTCACCAGAATATAGACTTGAAGGCTATGAACTCGGCGCTGCTGACTACATTCCAAAACCATTTCATTTTAAGGAGCTCCTGCTTCGAATAGAGAGAATTATTGGCGCACAAAAACAACTCTTACCTCTAGAGGTTGATGGAGTTCATCTCAACCCCAATACTTATGAACTCACTCCCAAAGATGGCGAAGTAATTCGACTAACAGAAAGAGAGTTCTCTCTGCTCTATCATCTAATTGACTCCTCTCCTCGCATAATTTCACGGCAGGAGGTTTTATCCTCGCTTTGGAATAATCAGGAAAAAACCCCCGCCCGAGGTGTTGATAATGTGATTTTGAAACTCCGACAGATTGGAGACGGCATAATATCCAGTCGGATACTCGCTGTTCGGGGTATTGGTTATCAGTGGCTCTAATAAAGGGGCTCTAATAAAGGGGCTCTAATAAAGTGGCTCTAATGAACAGGCTCGCTACGCCGACACCAAAACCCTAACGTCCCCCCAGATGAAGCAGACAAATCTTCAGCCTGATAGCTTATAGAACCACACTCAGCTGGATGGAGGAATAATGCGTTCTTGTCCTCCCATATAGCTTCGGAGCGCCTCTGGTATAAGCACCGTGCCATCTTCTTGCTGATGCATCTCAAGCAGTGGAATGAGGACTCTCGGCGTCGCTATACAAGTATTATTCAGGGTGTAACAATAGTTGATGTTCCCGTCTCCATCTCGATATCGAAGCTTAAGCCGCCGAGCTTGAAACTCATAGAATGTAGAGCAACTATGCGTCTCTCCATACTTCTGTCGAGATGGCATCCAAGTCTCTATATCGTGCTTAAGTACCTGTCCCTGTCCCATATCTCCCGCACACACCGTTGAAACTCGGTAAGGCAGTTCAAGTTTTTGAAGCATTAACTCTGCGTTATGCAAGATTGCCTCATGATGCCTAAGGCTCTCATCCTTGTCAGCTTTACAGATGACCACTTGCTCAACCTTAGAGAACTGGTGGACTCGGTATACGCCGTGGGTGTCCTTCCCGTAACTCCCTGCTTCACGACGGAAACACGGCGAGATTCCAGCATAGAGCTTGGGCAACTCACTCTCGGAGAGAATCTCATCCATGTGGTACGAAGCTACTGGCACCTCGGAGGTCCCGATGAGATAATGGGAATCATCGCGCACATCGAGATGAAACGCCTGCTCTTCCCCTCCAGGAAAGTAGCCAGTCCCCTGCATCGCCTCATAGAGAACGACTAACGGTGGATCAAATAATGTAAAACCTGCCTCATATAAGAGATCCATCGCAAGGCGAAGTATCGCTTGTTGAAGCCGAGCGCCATCGCCTTTCAAAAAATAATTACGCGCACCCGCTACTTTCACCCCTCGTTCAATATCGATAATATCGAGATTCTTTCCAAGCTCGACATGATCCTTTAATGGAAAGGTAAACTGCGGAACCTCACCCCAGTGCCTCAACGGAACATTGTCATCTTCATCTTTGCCGTCGGGAACCTGCTCATCAGGAAGAGATGGTATTAACAACTGGATTTTTTCCCACTCATCCTGTAGCTCTTTAAGTCTTGCTCCTTCCTCTTTTACATCTCCCGAAATCACTTTCATCCGAGAAAGCATCTCGTCTTTCGCCTCGCCAGACAGCCCTCGCAATTCTTTGTTGCACTTATTTTGCTCTGCGCGTAGCTCTTCAACTTTGTTCTTGAGCCCTCGATATTCCTGATCGAGCCTCAAAAATGACTCGATGTCGACTTGCATACGTTTCCTCCGAGCCGCATCAATGTAGAGTTCAGGTGCTTCACGCAGGTGTTTGAGATTGATCATAAGTCGTATCCTAATCTATAACTGTAGCGGGAAATAAATATCCCCAATGGCAGATTCTCCTGTTCAAAGCGTGGATCGCTGGTAGAATCATACTCGCTTCTCAATATAGTGAAAGTTTCTAATGGATAAAACCAGAGAATCGAAAGAAGAGGAAATTACTGGGTCTGACCTGGGCACCCCCTCTGCGCAGCGCCCAACGTCAGCGAATTCTGTAATGCCTCGTGGCGTTATCTCAGCCTCTGAGCTTCAAAAAGGAGGCGGATTTCAGAAAAATGGG contains these protein-coding regions:
- a CDS encoding sensor histidine kinase, with translation MESERSKKRHYSSYLLRFLAGAWLLFTVALIIWWYIFSQRQIERLSQAGGVIADDLIRNQKMLMWEGGTLLCSLVLGGAALLYFIVRDQKQTQRLKEFFLTFTHELKTPISTLRLYAESLHESLEKSELAEPSRDLIREVDRLSLQLDNSLALALTPDSRLHLETLSLSEVIRPLRDEFDQLSIETPEDISLFGDMQGVVTILRNIFKNSLTHGKATKVEISHEIKGTSHPSVIIAIRDNGAGLADQRQHSLLGHKFQRLYRGSGSGIGLYLSKQLAEKMNGSLVFPHTEAGFLVQLELPLVSLGGA
- a CDS encoding DNA-binding response regulator, which translates into the protein MRSILIVEDDKALLKIMNQRLRTAGYETRSAETLSEACNLLSTNQFVLALIDIGLPDGDGFELARIIDSQYAFPFVFLTAMSSPEYRLEGYELGAADYIPKPFHFKELLLRIERIIGAQKQLLPLEVDGVHLNPNTYELTPKDGEVIRLTEREFSLLYHLIDSSPRIISRQEVLSSLWNNQEKTPARGVDNVILKLRQIGDGIISSRILAVRGIGYQWL
- a CDS encoding serine--tRNA ligase, which codes for MINLKHLREAPELYIDAARRKRMQVDIESFLRLDQEYRGLKNKVEELRAEQNKCNKELRGLSGEAKDEMLSRMKVISGDVKEEGARLKELQDEWEKIQLLIPSLPDEQVPDGKDEDDNVPLRHWGEVPQFTFPLKDHVELGKNLDIIDIERGVKVAGARNYFLKGDGARLQQAILRLAMDLLYEAGFTLFDPPLVVLYEAMQGTGYFPGGEEQAFHLDVRDDSHYLIGTSEVPVASYHMDEILSESELPKLYAGISPCFRREAGSYGKDTHGVYRVHQFSKVEQVVICKADKDESLRHHEAILHNAELMLQKLELPYRVSTVCAGDMGQGQVLKHDIETWMPSRQKYGETHSCSTFYEFQARRLKLRYRDGDGNINYCYTLNNTCIATPRVLIPLLEMHQQEDGTVLIPEALRSYMGGQERIIPPSS